A stretch of Carboxydothermus pertinax DNA encodes these proteins:
- a CDS encoding cytochrome c3 family protein — protein MRKVLWVLVAAVLFLLVASPVLATEQYAKDTGKNCSYCHQVPSQGTLAFHKDAKSCSICHAAPTSTAQIPLTERGVLFMQNGKKLAVDLNYDPLTEANVVKEFARVSGLSESAFGKVSGNITKQRLAYFLMVALKAQGDVAKVTTTDLKKYADYTKAAAAYQKALVWAVKKGYFSAQKVGTKLYLSPTAAASRTEVVKAFNAVQAKYPRVLPAPTAYAGTKTCQSCHGFSKFSSTWHPNMVKTVSFFGESLLWSLNDKFQASDVRYVLNSPTELLFIGKDYKYMPYAYNKETNSWIADSHTQNWLTSCAKCHVTGYPGPNGATGTPYSVVGNTYKELFTELGIGCESCHGPGALHAATGDPTKILGVKDGIATSATCEKCHEGANHRGGEYNDQYSITGITGTVYGKHGISLQTIQQNSHGSVSCLECHSQDYRDALDSYLKANPGKTAADFNATVKLSDFKLGITCVTCHSPHSEKGYGSQLRNDPNTLCMDCHTGEGFTATSGSSGVHHPQKEVYTGQLGSSFTALGIPEKVYNPMGSAECISCHMPNGYHYFKPGTPQITINNVTLSRTVTYNSCSTCHDTVGFDANAVKTWTDSVDNRVNNILNQLKTTYAAAYTDTNYKYASTLAGIVSADASHGIHNIALTKLLLDKAEYYLTQIPKQ, from the coding sequence ATGCGTAAAGTTTTATGGGTACTGGTTGCTGCAGTTCTTTTCCTGTTAGTAGCTAGTCCAGTATTGGCTACTGAGCAGTACGCCAAAGACACAGGGAAAAACTGCAGTTATTGCCACCAGGTACCCTCACAAGGAACGCTGGCATTCCACAAGGATGCTAAAAGTTGTTCCATTTGTCACGCAGCGCCAACCAGCACTGCGCAAATCCCCTTGACCGAGCGGGGCGTCCTGTTCATGCAAAACGGCAAGAAATTAGCCGTGGACTTAAATTATGATCCGCTCACCGAAGCCAACGTGGTCAAGGAATTTGCCAGGGTTTCCGGACTTTCCGAGTCAGCTTTTGGCAAGGTTTCCGGAAACATCACCAAACAAAGACTGGCTTACTTCTTAATGGTAGCCCTCAAGGCTCAGGGTGATGTGGCAAAAGTCACCACTACCGACCTTAAGAAGTATGCCGACTACACCAAGGCAGCTGCTGCCTACCAAAAAGCTTTAGTTTGGGCCGTAAAGAAAGGTTACTTTAGTGCCCAAAAAGTGGGAACCAAACTTTATCTTAGTCCCACTGCTGCTGCCAGCCGCACCGAAGTCGTTAAAGCCTTTAATGCGGTTCAAGCCAAATATCCAAGAGTATTGCCAGCGCCTACTGCTTATGCTGGTACAAAAACTTGCCAGAGTTGCCATGGTTTTTCCAAATTTTCTTCAACCTGGCATCCTAACATGGTGAAAACCGTTTCTTTCTTTGGTGAATCTTTACTCTGGTCCTTAAATGATAAGTTCCAGGCCAGCGATGTCCGCTATGTCCTGAATTCACCAACCGAACTACTCTTTATTGGTAAAGATTATAAATACATGCCTTATGCCTATAATAAAGAAACCAACAGCTGGATAGCTGACAGTCACACCCAGAACTGGCTCACTTCCTGTGCTAAATGCCACGTTACAGGTTACCCAGGGCCTAACGGTGCAACCGGAACTCCGTATTCAGTTGTCGGTAATACTTACAAAGAACTGTTCACCGAACTGGGCATTGGCTGTGAATCCTGCCACGGTCCAGGAGCACTCCATGCCGCCACTGGCGACCCGACCAAAATCTTAGGTGTAAAAGATGGCATTGCCACCAGCGCCACCTGTGAAAAGTGCCACGAAGGGGCTAACCACCGCGGGGGCGAATACAATGACCAATACTCCATTACGGGTATTACCGGAACCGTTTACGGCAAACACGGTATTTCCCTGCAAACTATTCAACAAAATTCCCATGGCAGTGTAAGCTGTTTAGAGTGCCACTCCCAGGATTACCGGGATGCTTTGGATAGTTATTTAAAGGCTAACCCTGGGAAAACCGCCGCTGACTTTAACGCTACCGTTAAACTTAGCGACTTTAAACTGGGCATCACTTGCGTCACCTGCCACAGCCCACACAGCGAAAAAGGTTACGGCAGCCAGTTAAGAAACGACCCCAATACCCTTTGCATGGACTGCCACACCGGCGAAGGCTTTACCGCAACTTCCGGTAGTAGCGGCGTTCACCACCCGCAAAAAGAAGTTTATACCGGACAGCTTGGTTCATCCTTTACCGCTTTAGGTATACCGGAAAAAGTTTATAACCCCATGGGCAGTGCCGAGTGTATAAGTTGCCATATGCCTAACGGCTATCACTACTTTAAACCCGGTACGCCACAAATCACCATCAATAACGTTACTCTTTCGAGAACAGTTACGTACAACAGCTGCAGCACCTGCCACGACACCGTTGGCTTTGACGCTAACGCTGTAAAAACCTGGACTGACAGCGTCGATAACCGGGTTAACAACATTCTTAACCAGCTCAAAACCACCTATGCAGCAGCTTACACCGATACCAACTATAAGTATGCTTCCACTTTAGCAGGAATTGTATCCGCCGACGCATCCCATGGTATCCACAACATCGCTTTAACCAAGCTCCTCTTAGATAAAGCTGAATACTACCTAACACAAATTCCAAAACAATAG
- a CDS encoding Cof-type HAD-IIB family hydrolase encodes MRYQLLAVDLDDTFLTRELQVSPRVKDAVLVALAKGIIVTLATGRMYRSAKKYAFSFLGDIPLITYNGALIKYSQAGREIYHKPVPGELALAIYRKVKGYFHLNVYQDDELLVEEDNQYIRDYSKLAGVPFRVVADLEERLYQKAPTKLLAIGDPEDLNRLWNEARDEFSGKLHITKSKPHYLEFLAPEVNKGEALKALAAHLGIPLKATVAVGDSYNDLEMLEVAGLGVAMGNALPVVKKRADFIIPGNDEDGIAYLINEVILKNK; translated from the coding sequence TTGCGTTACCAATTATTAGCGGTGGACTTAGATGATACGTTTTTAACCCGGGAACTTCAAGTTTCACCGCGGGTTAAAGACGCGGTACTCGTTGCCTTAGCTAAGGGGATTATTGTAACTCTTGCTACCGGTCGGATGTATCGTTCGGCAAAAAAGTATGCCTTTTCTTTTTTAGGAGATATACCCCTTATTACCTATAACGGGGCTTTAATAAAATATTCCCAAGCGGGGCGGGAAATTTATCATAAGCCGGTACCTGGTGAGCTGGCTTTGGCCATTTATCGCAAAGTAAAGGGATATTTTCACCTCAATGTTTATCAGGACGATGAACTTTTAGTGGAAGAGGACAATCAATATATCCGGGACTATAGTAAACTTGCCGGTGTTCCCTTTCGGGTGGTGGCGGATTTAGAAGAGCGTCTTTACCAAAAAGCTCCTACTAAACTTTTAGCTATAGGTGACCCGGAAGATTTGAACCGCCTGTGGAATGAAGCACGGGATGAGTTTTCTGGAAAACTTCATATCACTAAGTCAAAGCCACATTATCTGGAATTTTTAGCCCCCGAGGTAAATAAAGGAGAGGCTCTTAAAGCTTTGGCTGCCCATTTAGGCATACCTTTAAAAGCAACTGTGGCCGTGGGCGATAGTTACAATGATTTAGAAATGCTGGAGGTGGCAGGGCTAGGGGTGGCTATGGGAAATGCCCTGCCGGTGGTAAAAAAACGGGCAGACTTTATAATACCGGGAAATGATGAAGACGGAATTGCTTATTTAATTAATGAAGTAATTTTAAAAAATAAATAA
- the uvrA gene encoding excinuclease ABC subunit UvrA, producing MDTIVIKGARVHNLKNIDLTLPRNKFIVITGLSGSGKSSLAFDTIYAEGQRRYVESLSAYARQFLGQMDKPDVDFIEGLSPAISIDQKTTSKNPRSTVGTVTEIHDYLRLLYARIGIPHCPVCGRVVEKQTIDQMVDRLLALPERTKLVIMAPIVRGRKGEFVKTFEDIRRQGFARVRVDGILYDLAEEIKLEKNKKHNIDVVVDRLVVKDGIKTRLTDSLETALKLAEGLALVEIVDGEEITFSENFACPHCEISLPEISPRLFSFNNPFGACPECTGLGYKLEVDPDLVIPNKDLTLRQGAIAAWNAGNTGSYYFQVLEALAQKYGFSVDVPVKDLDPEILRKILYGLPGEKVRVKYYNYTSGSSYTFDANWEGVIPNLERRYRETQSEAMREEIEKFMTQRKCPACQGARLKKEALAVTVGGKNIHELGEMTVEKLLAFIENLELTERELLIARQVLKEIKERLGFLNNVGLDYLTLNRSATTLSGGEAQRIRLATQIGSGLTGVLYVLDEPSIGLHPRDTQRLLDTLKRLRDLGNTLVVVEHDEETIRAADYIVDMGPGAGEKGGQVVAAGSFREILNHPDSITAKYLRGEEKIPVPPLRRKGNGKALTIVGARENNLKNLTVKIPLGKFVAVTGVSGSGKSTLINEILYKAVAGKFYKLKEKPGAYEKILGLTYIDKIINIDQSPIGRTPRSNPATYTGVFNDIRELFAATPEARMRGYKPGRFSFNVRGGRCEACQGDGIIKIEMHFLPDVYVPCEVCKGARYNRETLEVRYKGKNIAEVLDMTVEEALEFFAAIPKIQRKLQTLFDVGLGYIRLGQPATTLSGGEAQRVKLATELARRSTGKTLYILDEPTTGLHIADVHRLLDVLNRLVEAGNTVVVIEHNLDVIKTADHIIDLGPEGGDKGGQIIAEGTPEEVAQNPASYTGKFLRPYLNLEVNLEVGD from the coding sequence ATGGATACGATTGTCATTAAGGGTGCCAGGGTTCATAATTTAAAAAATATAGATTTAACCTTACCTCGCAATAAATTTATTGTGATTACCGGACTTTCGGGATCGGGCAAATCATCCCTTGCTTTTGATACAATTTATGCCGAAGGACAGAGACGGTATGTGGAGAGCTTATCGGCTTATGCCCGGCAGTTTTTAGGGCAAATGGATAAGCCCGACGTTGATTTTATTGAAGGACTATCCCCGGCAATTTCTATTGACCAAAAAACTACTTCCAAAAACCCCCGCTCTACCGTGGGAACGGTTACGGAGATTCACGATTATTTAAGGCTTTTATATGCCCGCATAGGAATACCCCACTGTCCCGTTTGCGGACGGGTAGTAGAGAAACAAACCATTGACCAGATGGTAGATAGGTTATTGGCTTTACCCGAACGGACCAAACTGGTGATTATGGCGCCTATCGTGCGGGGAAGAAAAGGGGAGTTTGTTAAGACCTTTGAGGACATTCGCCGCCAGGGTTTTGCCCGGGTCCGGGTGGATGGTATTCTTTATGATTTAGCCGAAGAAATTAAGCTAGAGAAGAATAAAAAGCATAATATAGATGTAGTGGTTGACCGGCTGGTTGTAAAAGACGGAATAAAAACCAGGCTTACCGATTCTCTGGAAACAGCTTTAAAATTAGCCGAAGGCCTGGCATTGGTAGAAATAGTGGATGGGGAAGAGATTACTTTTTCCGAAAACTTTGCCTGTCCCCACTGCGAAATCAGCCTCCCGGAAATAAGCCCCCGGCTTTTTTCCTTTAACAATCCCTTTGGGGCCTGCCCCGAGTGCACGGGCCTTGGCTATAAATTAGAAGTTGATCCGGACCTTGTAATCCCCAATAAAGATTTAACCCTGCGTCAGGGGGCGATAGCGGCCTGGAATGCCGGCAATACCGGTTCTTATTATTTCCAGGTGTTAGAAGCCTTAGCCCAAAAGTATGGATTTAGCGTCGATGTTCCGGTAAAAGATTTAGACCCGGAAATTTTAAGAAAAATTCTTTACGGCCTTCCCGGGGAAAAAGTCAGGGTCAAGTACTACAACTATACCAGCGGTAGCTCCTATACTTTCGATGCCAACTGGGAGGGCGTTATACCCAATTTAGAGCGGCGCTACCGGGAAACCCAGTCGGAAGCGATGCGGGAAGAAATTGAAAAATTTATGACCCAAAGGAAATGTCCTGCCTGTCAGGGGGCCCGGCTCAAAAAAGAAGCGCTGGCGGTAACCGTGGGCGGGAAGAATATCCACGAGCTTGGGGAAATGACTGTGGAAAAGCTTTTAGCTTTTATTGAAAATCTTGAGTTAACGGAAAGGGAGCTTTTAATTGCCCGCCAGGTATTGAAAGAAATTAAAGAACGCTTGGGCTTTTTAAATAACGTTGGCCTGGACTATCTGACGTTAAATCGTTCGGCTACCACCTTATCGGGGGGTGAAGCCCAGAGAATTCGCCTTGCTACCCAAATTGGCTCTGGCCTTACTGGGGTGCTTTATGTTTTAGATGAACCATCAATAGGTTTACATCCCCGGGATACCCAGAGGCTCTTAGACACTTTAAAGAGGCTGCGGGATTTGGGCAATACTTTAGTAGTGGTAGAACACGATGAAGAGACCATTCGGGCGGCGGACTATATAGTGGACATGGGCCCCGGGGCCGGAGAAAAAGGAGGCCAGGTAGTAGCGGCGGGAAGTTTCCGGGAAATTTTAAACCATCCCGATTCTATTACCGCCAAATATCTGCGGGGCGAGGAAAAAATTCCGGTACCGCCTTTGCGGCGTAAAGGCAATGGCAAAGCCTTAACCATTGTTGGTGCTCGGGAAAACAATTTAAAAAACCTTACTGTCAAAATTCCTTTAGGTAAATTTGTGGCAGTAACCGGGGTTTCGGGTTCCGGTAAAAGTACCTTAATTAATGAAATTTTGTATAAAGCGGTGGCGGGAAAGTTTTATAAATTAAAAGAAAAACCCGGCGCTTATGAGAAAATTTTAGGTTTAACCTATATTGATAAGATCATAAATATAGACCAGTCGCCTATTGGCCGGACGCCGCGCTCCAACCCGGCAACCTATACCGGAGTGTTCAATGATATCCGGGAGCTTTTTGCGGCAACGCCGGAAGCGCGGATGCGGGGCTACAAGCCGGGACGTTTCTCCTTTAACGTTAGGGGCGGGCGGTGCGAGGCGTGTCAAGGAGACGGTATTATTAAAATTGAAATGCATTTTCTGCCGGACGTTTATGTTCCCTGTGAGGTGTGTAAAGGGGCCCGCTACAATCGGGAAACCTTAGAGGTGCGGTACAAAGGGAAAAATATTGCGGAAGTCTTGGATATGACGGTAGAAGAGGCCTTAGAGTTTTTTGCGGCCATACCAAAAATTCAGCGAAAACTGCAAACTCTCTTTGATGTAGGTTTGGGCTACATCCGTCTGGGCCAACCGGCAACAACCTTATCCGGGGGAGAAGCCCAGCGGGTAAAGCTGGCAACGGAACTTGCTCGCCGTTCTACCGGGAAAACTTTATACATTTTAGATGAGCCTACTACCGGCCTCCACATAGCCGATGTCCACCGGCTTTTGGACGTTTTAAACCGCTTAGTAGAAGCGGGTAATACGGTGGTGGTAATAGAACACAATTTAGACGTAATTAAAACCGCCGACCACATTATTGATTTAGGACCCGAAGGTGGGGACAAAGGCGGGCAAATTATCGCTGAAGGCACCCCGGAGGAGGTGGCGCAAAACCCGGCATCGTATACCGGGAAGTTTTTGCGGCCATACCTTAATTTAGAGGTTAATCTAGAGGTTGGAGATTGA
- a CDS encoding histone deacetylase family protein yields MNKTGLLFFPAFDWAIAPTHPEREERLLYTRDQIVEEGILDLPAFVEYNARPGSIEDVERVHLTMPDTRSVITAAHLIAAGSCIALAEEVFKGAVKNGFALVRPPGHHATRTVYGNRGFCNINNVAITVDYLRWVKGVKKIAIIDTDVHHGDGTQDIFYHDPDVLFISFHQDGRTLYPGTGFIDEAGTPNAYGTTINLPLPPGSGDEEVLYLLEEVVLPIVADFKPDFVINSAGQDNHYSDPLARMAVTARGYGRLTELIKPHLAVLEGGYSIEGALPYVNLAILLALAGESYEKVIEPKGLPIEYRARHLEYAKKLAAKTLERWQNRRELAAKERKNYNGYYTYNKTIYYDTEDFYEHRVTTVKLCEHCPGYHGIKTYAYVNNRVVSGFAVIIMPSTCPDCREEAKWLVDEARAKKSYDKVVIIPE; encoded by the coding sequence ATGAATAAAACCGGGCTGTTATTTTTTCCGGCTTTTGATTGGGCTATTGCCCCTACCCATCCGGAAAGGGAAGAGCGGCTTTTATATACCCGTGATCAGATAGTAGAGGAAGGAATTTTGGATTTACCTGCTTTTGTGGAATACAATGCTCGACCAGGGAGTATAGAAGACGTGGAGAGGGTTCACCTTACCATGCCCGATACCAGGTCGGTAATAACCGCTGCCCATTTAATCGCGGCGGGGAGCTGTATTGCTTTAGCCGAAGAGGTTTTCAAGGGTGCGGTAAAAAATGGCTTTGCCTTAGTCCGACCGCCGGGGCATCATGCTACCCGAACAGTTTATGGCAACCGTGGTTTTTGTAATATTAATAATGTAGCCATTACCGTTGATTATCTGCGCTGGGTTAAGGGAGTTAAAAAAATTGCTATAATTGATACCGATGTGCATCATGGGGACGGTACCCAGGACATCTTTTATCACGACCCGGATGTTTTGTTTATTTCTTTTCATCAAGATGGCCGAACCCTCTATCCCGGAACCGGTTTTATAGATGAGGCCGGAACTCCCAATGCTTACGGAACTACGATAAATTTACCTCTCCCCCCGGGAAGCGGGGATGAGGAAGTACTTTATCTTTTGGAAGAAGTGGTTTTGCCGATTGTGGCCGATTTTAAACCTGATTTTGTCATTAACTCTGCTGGTCAGGATAATCATTACTCCGATCCTTTGGCGCGGATGGCGGTAACAGCCCGCGGTTACGGCCGTCTAACAGAACTTATAAAGCCTCATCTGGCGGTATTGGAGGGTGGTTATTCTATAGAAGGGGCTCTACCTTATGTAAATTTAGCCATTTTGCTGGCCCTTGCCGGGGAAAGTTATGAAAAAGTTATAGAGCCCAAGGGGCTTCCTATTGAGTACCGGGCCCGCCATTTGGAGTACGCCAAAAAGCTTGCAGCAAAAACCCTGGAACGCTGGCAAAATCGCAGGGAATTAGCTGCAAAAGAGCGGAAAAACTACAATGGCTATTATACCTACAATAAAACCATCTATTACGACACCGAAGATTTTTATGAACACCGCGTTACCACGGTAAAGCTTTGTGAGCATTGTCCCGGCTACCACGGGATTAAAACTTACGCTTACGTTAATAACCGGGTTGTCTCCGGATTTGCAGTGATTATTATGCCGAGTACCTGCCCGGATTGCCGGGAGGAAGCTAAATGGTTGGTGGACGAGGCCCGGGCGAAAAAAAGTTATGATAAGGTAGTTATTATTCCCGAGTGA
- a CDS encoding hydantoinase/oxoprolinase family protein, which produces MIVGIDVGGTYTDGVALDHGRVVAKAKVVTKKNLPETFAEVLAKLIAQHNQPIKRVVLSTTLITNLVAEKKYDRAAALLLPGAGMAYEKLNFPFPVKVLSGMVDFRGRVLEDVNEVEVLKALKELIDNGYHKIALVGKFSVRNPELEAKLYRIVKKFNPEIKTALGHKTGGRLNYLRRIYSAVLYLMIKDEFTRFIEELKVIFYALKIPLNLVFIMKGDGGIVPLVEVGRYPLSTLYSGPAASALGAFALCNCKNIVVLDIGGTTTDIALILNKRPLLSHKGADIGEFLTSVPSLAVTSVPLGGDTAVVVNSGKIAFTGQREGPAYCLGGPAVTVTDALRFLNLINYGDSYRAKRGITKIAQEAGLTPFEAAQKIVDIFAEFVAVEVKNTFKRWENEPRYRIYEILTGKKFEPELISGIGGAAYPLTLFVAKKLGLKGVIYENYEVANALGAALARDNLSITVYIDTEQNYVAIPEWGYKEAIPKLKNYSEDEVKEFALLVFRIGAKRMNLRYPPGSEELIYFEQFNVVRNMVTKNKIFTLEIAVPAGILRPVEGRVLYE; this is translated from the coding sequence ATGATTGTAGGCATTGACGTAGGGGGAACGTATACCGACGGTGTGGCTTTAGACCACGGAAGAGTAGTGGCTAAAGCCAAAGTAGTTACGAAAAAAAACCTACCGGAGACTTTTGCCGAGGTATTGGCAAAGCTTATAGCCCAGCATAATCAGCCCATTAAAAGGGTGGTTTTAAGTACCACTTTAATTACCAATTTAGTAGCGGAGAAAAAATACGACCGGGCAGCGGCTTTACTGCTGCCTGGAGCAGGTATGGCTTATGAAAAGCTCAACTTTCCCTTTCCGGTAAAAGTTTTATCGGGAATGGTAGATTTCCGCGGTCGGGTTTTGGAGGATGTAAACGAGGTTGAAGTATTGAAAGCTTTAAAGGAGCTAATAGATAATGGGTATCATAAAATAGCGCTAGTGGGGAAGTTTTCGGTGCGAAATCCGGAGCTGGAAGCTAAACTTTACCGGATAGTTAAAAAATTTAATCCGGAGATAAAAACAGCTTTAGGACATAAAACCGGGGGGCGGTTAAATTATCTTCGCCGAATTTACTCGGCGGTCTTGTACTTGATGATTAAGGATGAGTTTACCCGTTTTATAGAGGAATTAAAGGTTATCTTTTATGCTTTAAAGATCCCCTTGAACCTGGTTTTTATTATGAAAGGGGATGGAGGTATTGTGCCCCTTGTCGAAGTAGGACGGTATCCCCTTTCTACCCTTTACTCGGGGCCGGCGGCAAGTGCGTTGGGGGCTTTTGCCCTTTGCAACTGTAAGAACATAGTAGTTCTGGATATTGGCGGTACAACAACGGACATAGCCTTAATTTTAAATAAACGGCCGCTTTTATCCCATAAGGGGGCGGATATTGGGGAATTTTTGACTTCGGTCCCCAGCTTAGCGGTGACTTCGGTACCTTTAGGGGGCGATACTGCTGTTGTTGTAAACTCAGGGAAAATTGCCTTTACCGGACAGCGAGAAGGTCCGGCCTACTGCTTAGGAGGGCCTGCGGTTACTGTTACCGATGCCCTAAGGTTTTTAAATTTAATTAATTATGGTGATAGCTACCGGGCCAAGCGGGGTATCACGAAAATTGCTCAAGAAGCGGGATTAACTCCTTTTGAAGCTGCCCAAAAAATTGTGGATATATTTGCCGAATTTGTTGCTGTCGAAGTAAAAAATACCTTTAAACGCTGGGAGAACGAGCCCAGGTACCGAATCTATGAAATTCTTACCGGGAAAAAATTTGAGCCAGAATTAATAAGCGGTATAGGTGGGGCTGCGTATCCCCTAACTTTATTTGTAGCCAAAAAGCTTGGCTTAAAAGGGGTAATATATGAAAATTACGAAGTGGCCAATGCTTTAGGAGCAGCGCTGGCCCGGGATAATCTTTCCATTACTGTATATATCGATACGGAGCAAAACTACGTGGCAATCCCCGAATGGGGCTATAAAGAGGCAATACCGAAACTAAAAAATTATAGTGAAGATGAGGTCAAAGAGTTTGCTCTTTTAGTTTTCCGGATTGGGGCCAAAAGAATGAATCTTCGCTATCCCCCTGGAAGTGAAGAGTTGATTTATTTTGAGCAGTTTAATGTGGTGCGGAATATGGTGACGAAAAATAAAATTTTTACCTTGGAAATAGCAGTACCTGCTGGAATTTTACGGCCGGTGGAGGGGAGGGTGTTGTATGAATAA
- the uvrC gene encoding excinuclease ABC subunit UvrC, giving the protein MNLKDKVQNLPDNPGVYLYKDGKGEVIYVGKAKNLKNRVRSYFQPPEKLWPKTRVMMEKARDIEVIITSSEVEALILEQNLIKKYRPRYNIMLKDDKSYPYLKLTGEEFPRLLITRKVVKDKSRYFGPYPDAGALNESYKLLRSVFKFRTCTPTVFAQRTRPCLNYHIKKCPAPCTGEISREEYLREIEMVVDFLEGRGEKLIKKLKKEMNKASENLEFEWAAKLRDQILALEKVLVKQKISRGNRNADVVAIAAKENLGVGHVFIIRQGNLLGQKVYPFEGEMEPGELLNQVLLTHYREEEEIPGEIIIPFSENLDEEFLNAWFLNKFGKKPQLTIPRRGEKFLLLKMALENANFALEEKIKLKEKKQLTAQTALLDLKEAIKLPALPRRIEGYDISHLAGTGTVASMVVFIDGEPEKGKYRRFAIQRATNDDYASMQEAILRRFKKYLALKEAGDEDGSFEELPDLILIDGGKGQLAAALEALRETGFLGQFMVIALAKEQEEFFLPGEKNSLFLTRDREGLKLLQRVRDEAHRFAKGYQEKKRTKSLSSILEQVEGIGPKRRKQLLGKFGGLKNLKGATVEEIMAVPGITREMAEKLKELLEME; this is encoded by the coding sequence TTGAACCTAAAGGATAAAGTTCAAAATCTTCCCGATAACCCAGGGGTTTATCTTTATAAAGATGGAAAAGGTGAAGTTATATACGTTGGTAAGGCCAAAAACTTAAAAAACCGCGTGCGTTCCTACTTCCAGCCTCCGGAAAAACTTTGGCCCAAAACTCGCGTAATGATGGAAAAGGCCCGGGATATAGAGGTTATTATTACTTCATCGGAAGTGGAAGCATTAATTTTAGAACAGAACCTCATTAAAAAATACCGGCCCCGGTATAATATCATGTTGAAAGATGATAAGTCCTATCCTTATTTAAAGCTTACCGGAGAAGAGTTTCCCCGACTTTTAATTACCCGGAAGGTGGTGAAAGATAAAAGTCGCTATTTTGGACCGTATCCCGATGCCGGGGCTTTAAATGAGTCTTATAAACTTTTGCGTTCGGTGTTTAAATTTCGTACGTGTACACCTACGGTTTTTGCTCAGCGCACCCGGCCTTGCCTAAATTACCATATAAAAAAATGTCCGGCTCCCTGTACTGGCGAAATTAGCCGGGAAGAATACTTAAGAGAAATAGAAATGGTAGTGGATTTTTTAGAGGGCCGGGGTGAAAAATTAATTAAAAAGCTTAAAAAAGAAATGAACAAAGCTTCAGAAAATCTAGAGTTCGAATGGGCGGCGAAGTTAAGGGACCAGATTTTAGCTTTAGAAAAAGTCCTGGTCAAACAAAAAATTTCCCGGGGTAATAGAAATGCGGATGTGGTGGCTATTGCTGCTAAAGAAAACTTAGGAGTGGGACATGTTTTTATTATCCGCCAGGGGAATTTACTAGGGCAGAAAGTTTACCCGTTTGAAGGGGAGATGGAGCCGGGAGAGCTTTTAAACCAGGTTTTATTAACCCATTACCGGGAGGAAGAGGAAATCCCAGGGGAAATCATTATTCCTTTCAGTGAGAATTTAGATGAAGAATTTCTTAATGCCTGGTTTTTAAATAAGTTTGGGAAAAAGCCGCAACTAACAATACCCCGGCGGGGAGAAAAATTTCTTCTTTTAAAAATGGCTTTAGAAAATGCTAACTTTGCCTTGGAAGAGAAAATTAAATTAAAAGAGAAAAAACAGCTAACCGCCCAAACGGCTCTTTTGGACTTAAAAGAGGCCATAAAACTCCCGGCGCTTCCCCGCAGGATTGAAGGCTATGATATTTCCCATTTAGCCGGGACGGGGACGGTAGCGTCGATGGTGGTTTTTATTGACGGCGAGCCGGAAAAAGGAAAATACCGGCGTTTTGCCATTCAAAGAGCGACTAACGATGATTATGCTTCGATGCAGGAAGCGATTTTAAGGCGTTTTAAAAAGTATCTGGCTTTAAAAGAGGCAGGGGATGAGGACGGTTCCTTTGAGGAGCTGCCGGACCTCATTTTAATTGACGGGGGAAAGGGTCAGCTAGCGGCGGCTTTGGAGGCTTTGCGGGAGACTGGGTTTTTAGGGCAGTTTATGGTAATTGCCCTTGCTAAAGAGCAGGAGGAATTTTTTCTTCCTGGCGAAAAAAACTCCCTTTTCTTGACACGGGATAGAGAAGGGTTAAAATTGTTACAAAGGGTAAGGGATGAGGCCCACCGGTTTGCTAAAGGTTATCAGGAAAAAAAGAGGACAAAGTCTTTAAGCTCTATCTTAGAACAAGTAGAGGGAATCGGGCCGAAAAGGCGAAAACAATTGCTTGGCAAATTTGGAGGGCTAAAAAACCTTAAAGGAGCCACAGTAGAAGAGATTATGGCCGTTCCCGGAATTACCCGGGAAATGGCGGAAAAACTAAAAGAACTTCTGGAAATGGAGTGA
- a CDS encoding AbrB/MazE/SpoVT family DNA-binding domain-containing protein — MNVRKTFKVGNSLVISIPQEYVKSLGIKEGDPLIVEPWESGFIVKTFGAMTQRPQKISSKTPVERLLEEYGFVLEEFSS; from the coding sequence TTGAACGTCAGGAAGACCTTTAAAGTGGGTAACAGCCTGGTAATTTCTATCCCTCAGGAATACGTAAAAAGTTTGGGGATAAAAGAAGGAGACCCTTTAATTGTGGAGCCCTGGGAGTCAGGATTTATAGTAAAAACTTTTGGTGCCATGACGCAAAGGCCCCAAAAGATTTCTTCTAAAACGCCGGTGGAGCGTCTTTTGGAGGAATACGGTTTCGTGCTGGAGGAGTTTTCCTCGTGA